From Uloborus diversus isolate 005 chromosome 8, Udiv.v.3.1, whole genome shotgun sequence, a single genomic window includes:
- the LOC129227467 gene encoding zinc finger protein 235-like: protein MAHHSENYQRSKKHYLCEQCSKAFSDASNFKKHLRIHSGEKPYCCAICSREFSQLSNMKTHLKTHTGEKPHSCEVCSKKFSQLWHMKAHLKIHSGEKSFSCESCSKKFARLSHLKDHLGTHTNEKPFPCEVCSKSFSYLGGLKVHLRTHTGEKPFPCEVCSKKFSLRRNLKDHQKTHTGEKPYSCEVCSAKFSHLSVLKDHLRTHTGEKPFNCEVCSKKFSVRRNLKEHRRTHTGEKPYSCEICSAKFCYLSVLKSHQRTHTGEKPFPCEVCSRKFSLRRNLKDHLRTHTGEKPYSCEICSAKFSYLSILKSHQRTHTGEKPFSSEACSK from the coding sequence ATGGCACATCATTCTGAGAACTATCAGCGctctaaaaaacattatttgtgcGAACAATGTTCAAAGGCGTTTTCCGATGCATCAAATTTCAAGAAACATCTGAGAATCCATTCGGGTGAAAAACCATATTGCTGTGCAATTTGCTCCAGGGAATTTTCCCAACTATCAAACATGAAAACGCACTTGAAAACTCACACTGGAGAAAAGCCACATTCCTGTGAAGTGTGTTCTAAGAAATTTTCGCAACTTTGGCACATGAAAGCACACTTGAAAATCCATTCTGGCGAAAAGAGCTTTTCCTGTGAAAGTTGTTCGAAGAAATTTGCTCGACTATCACACCTGAAAGATCACCTGGGAACACATACGAATGAAAAGCCATTTCCTTGTGAAGTGTGTTCTAAATCATTTTCCTATCTGGGAGGCCTGAAAGTGCACTTGAGAACACACACCGGAGAAAAGCCATTTCCCTGTGAAGTGTGTTCAAAGAAATTTTCTCTGCGAAGAAACCTGAAAGACCACCAGAaaacccatactggcgaaaagccatatTCCTGTGAAGTTTGTTCTGCGAAATTTTCTCACCTGTCAGTTCTGAAAGACCATCtaagaacccatactggagaaaagccattTAACTGTGAAGTGTGTTCAAAGAAATTTTCTGTGCGAAGAAACCTGAAAGAACACcggagaacccatactggcgaaaagccatatTCCTGTGAAATTTGTTCTGCAAAATTTTGTTACCTATCAGTCCTGAAAAGTCACcagagaacccatactggagaaaagccattTCCCTGTGAAGTGTGTTCAAGGAAATTTTCTTTGCGAAGAAACCTGAAAGAccacctgagaacccatactggcgaaaagccatatTCCTGTGAAATTTGTTCTGCGAAATTTTCTTACCTGTCAATCCTGAAAAGTCACcagagaacccatactggagaaaagccattTTCCTCTGAAGCGTGTTCtaagtag